A window of Ipomoea triloba cultivar NCNSP0323 chromosome 2, ASM357664v1 contains these coding sequences:
- the LOC116011399 gene encoding bidirectional sugar transporter SWEET12-like — MALSGHWVFAFGVLGNIISFIVFLSPLPTFYQIYKKKSAEGYQSIPYVVALFSSMLWIYYALLKSNATLLITINSFGCVVETIYIGFYIYYASKKARVQTIKMLVLLVIVGFGAVALVSQFLFKGAIVRAQVVGWVCLVFSLCVFVAPLCIVRQVIRTKSVEHMPILLSVFLTVSAVMWFFYGLLLKDINIAVPNVLGFIFGILQMVLYAMYKGKKQQPDDEKQLPQVVIPTVVALEEKQKLPKELTEEQIVDIVKLGSLICSDKINVAAAACCSIQDKMHQGGGAAAAADHIPTKPPQTNAPNLQPPVPLQV, encoded by the exons ATGGCTCTCTCTGGTCACTGGGTTTTTGCTTTTGGAGTCCTTG GAAACATCATCTCATTCATTGTCTTCCTCTCTCCACT GCCTACATTCTACCAGATTTACAAGAAGAAATCAGCAGAAGGGTATCAATCAATTCCCTATGTGGTAGCCCTATTCAGTTCCATGCTTTGGATATACTATGCATTACTCAAGTCCAACGCCACACTTCTCATTACTATCAACTCTTTCGGATGTGTGGTTGAAACCATTTACATCGGCTTCTACATTTACTATGCAAGCAAGAAAGCGAGGGTACAAACTATAAAGATGCTTGTTCTGTTGGTGATTGTTGGTTTCGGCGCTGTGGCTCTGGTGTCTCAGTTTCTGTTCAAAGGCGCAATAGTTCGGGCCCAAGTTGTGGGATGGGTTTGCCTCGTTTTTTCATTGTGTGTGTTCGTTGCGCCCTTGTGCATTGtg AGGCAAGTAATCAGGACAAAGAGCGTTGAGCACATGCCAATTCTTCTCTCAGTTTTCTTAACTGTGAGCGCTGTCATGTGGTTCTTCTACGGCTTGCTCTTAAAAGACATAAACATAGCG gttCCAAATGTGCTGGGATTCATTTTCGGCATCCTCCAAATGGTGCTTTACGCTATGTACAAAGGCAAAAAGCAGCAGCCGGATGATGAGAAGCAGCTTCCCCAAGTAGTAATACCTACAGTAGTGGCGttggaagaaaaacaaaagcTTCCAAAGGAGCTGACCGAGGAACAAATCGTGGACATTGTGAAGCTGGGATCACTCATTTGCTCCGACAAGATTAACGTCGCTGCTGCCGCATGCTGCAGCATCCAGGACAAGATGCACCAGGGAGGcggagctgctgctgctgctgatcATATTCCCACCAAACCACCTCAGACCAACGCTCCCAACCTCCAACCACCAGTGCCACTGCAAGTCTAA